Proteins from a genomic interval of Capsicum annuum cultivar UCD-10X-F1 chromosome 4, UCD10Xv1.1, whole genome shotgun sequence:
- the LOC107867499 gene encoding abhydrolase domain-containing protein abhd-5.1 isoform X3 produces the protein MPSKCFSFTATKNRCLKSSFSSRGLRSTFTDLKDGTIMHCWVPKSRKTTRPDLILIHGFGANSMWQWADTVRILSTHFNVYVPDLVFFGDSFTTRPERTESFQAECVKRVMEANSVTKMSVVGLSYGGFVAYAMAAQFRDCIEKVVICCAGVCLEEKDLKEGLFAVSSVEDAANILLPQTAEKMRELMGYTFVKAPAKVLPSCLLTDFIDEMFTQYVEEKKELLLAIAKDRKLSDLPKITQPTLIVWGDQDKIFPLELGHRLKRFISPTGGNVAQLRIVLAA, from the exons ATGCCAAGCAAGTGTTTTAGCTTCACTGCAACTAAAAACCGGTGCCTTAAATCAAGTTTCAGCAGTCGAGGTCTCCGATCTACTTTCACTGACCTCAAAGATGGTACCATAATGCATTGCTGGGTACCCAAATCCAGAAAAACGACCCGACCCGACTTGATACTCATCCATGGATTCGGAGCTAATTCTATGTGGCAATGGGCTGACACAGTCCGGATCCTGTCAACCCACTTCAACGTCTATGTACCGGACTTAGTCTTCTTTGGTGACTCCTTCACCACTCGACCCGAACGGACTGAGTCGTTTCAG GCTGAATGTGTAAAACGAGTGATGGAAGCAAACTCAGTAACAAAGATGAGCGTAGTAGGTCTGAGCTACGGGGGATTCGTGGCATATGCCATGGCAGCACAGTTTAGGGACTGTATAGAAAAAGTAGTGATATGCTGCGCCGGTGTTTGTCTGGAAGAGAAGGATTTAAAAGAAGGATTGTTTGCGGTTAGCAGTGTGGAAGATGCGGCCAATATATTGCTGCCGCAGACAGCTGAGAAAATGAGAGAGCTCATGGGTTATACTTTCGTTAAAGCACCAGCTAAAGTTTTGCCTTCTTGCTTGCTTACTGACTTCATTGAC GAAATGTTTACACAATATGTAGAGGAGAAGAAAGAATTGCTTCTTGCAATTGCCAAAGACAGGAAGCTTTCTGATCTACCTAAGATCACTCAG CCAACTTTAATAGTGTGGGGTGATCAAGACAAAATATTTCCTTTAGAGTTGGGCCACAGATTGAAAAGGTTCATTTCCCCTACTGG CGGCAATGTTGCGCAACTTAGGATCGTCCTGGCTGCTTGA